The following proteins come from a genomic window of Helicobacter pylori:
- the mqnP gene encoding menaquinone biosynthesis prenyltransferase MqnP, with protein sequence MVALEHTIFSSMFLLMAMVISSYQKNQTLFFGLETLILCFLALLGARNFAMGFNRLVDRDIDKDNPRTKNRPSVDGRISVKGMVVFSFLNALLFVVVSYFINPLAFRLSFPFLIILGGYSFFKRFSSLAHFIVGLALGLAPIAGSVAVLGDIPLWNVFLALGVMLWVAGFDLLYSLQDMEFDKERGLFSIPSQLGEKWCLNLSRLSHLVALVCWLCFIKCYHGGLFAYLGLGVSALILLYEQILVARDYKNIPKAFFVSNGYLGVVFFIFIVLDVGFKHA encoded by the coding sequence TTGGTCGCTTTGGAGCATACGATATTTTCTAGCATGTTTTTACTCATGGCTATGGTCATAAGCTCCTATCAAAAAAATCAAACGCTCTTTTTTGGGTTAGAAACCTTAATCCTTTGTTTTTTAGCCTTATTAGGGGCAAGAAACTTCGCTATGGGGTTTAACCGCCTAGTGGATAGAGATATTGATAAGGATAACCCAAGGACGAAAAACCGTCCGAGCGTGGATGGTAGGATCAGCGTTAAAGGCATGGTGGTTTTTAGCTTTTTAAACGCTCTTTTATTCGTGGTGGTGAGCTATTTCATTAACCCTTTAGCTTTCAGGCTTTCGTTCCCTTTTTTAATCATTTTAGGGGGGTATTCGTTCTTCAAGCGCTTTTCTTCTTTGGCGCATTTTATCGTGGGTTTGGCTTTGGGTTTAGCCCCCATTGCTGGGAGTGTGGCGGTTTTAGGGGATATTCCTTTATGGAATGTCTTTTTGGCTTTAGGGGTGATGTTATGGGTGGCTGGGTTTGATTTGCTCTATTCTTTACAGGATATGGAGTTTGATAAAGAAAGGGGCTTGTTTTCCATCCCTAGCCAATTAGGGGAAAAGTGGTGCTTGAATCTTTCAAGGCTCTCACACCTTGTAGCGCTTGTGTGCTGGCTTTGTTTTATCAAATGCTATCATGGGGGGCTTTTTGCGTATTTAGGATTAGGGGTTTCAGCCTTGATTTTACTCTATGAGCAGATCTTAGTGGCTAGGGATTATAAAAACATTCCTAAAGCCTTTTTTGTGAGCAATGGCTATTTGGGGGTGGTGTTTTTTATTTTTATTGTCCTTGATGTGGGATTTAAGCATGCATGA
- the nadA gene encoding quinolinate synthase NadA yields MPTDNDLKTSILELLRDLDALLVAHFYQKDEIVELAHYTGDSLELAKIASQSDKNLIVFCGVHFMGESVKALAFNKQVIMPKLSCCSMARMIDSHYYDRSVHLLKEYGVKEFYPITYINSNAEVKAKVAKDGGVVCTSRNASKIFNHALKQNKKIFFLPDKCLGENLALENGLKSTILGANSKEEIKNADVVCYNGFCSVHQLFKLEDIEFYRQKYPDILIAVHPECEPSVVQNADFSGSTSQIIEFVEKLSPHQKVAIGTESNLVNRLKAKRNHQNTFILSSTLALCPTMNETTLKDLFEVLKAYKNHRAFNAIELKDEVAHLAKLALTKMMELS; encoded by the coding sequence ATGCCAACTGATAACGATTTAAAAACTTCTATTTTGGAATTGTTGCGCGATTTAGACGCGCTTTTAGTGGCTCATTTTTATCAAAAAGATGAGATTGTAGAGTTAGCCCATTATACAGGCGATAGCCTGGAGTTAGCTAAAATCGCAAGTCAAAGCGATAAAAACCTCATCGTGTTTTGCGGGGTGCATTTTATGGGGGAGAGCGTGAAAGCCCTAGCCTTCAACAAACAAGTGATCATGCCCAAACTCTCATGCTGTTCTATGGCGAGAATGATTGATAGCCATTACTACGATAGAAGCGTTCATTTATTAAAAGAATACGGCGTTAAAGAGTTTTACCCTATCACTTATATCAATTCTAACGCTGAAGTGAAAGCCAAAGTCGCTAAAGATGGTGGCGTGGTTTGCACGAGTAGGAACGCTTCTAAAATCTTTAATCACGCTTTAAAACAAAATAAAAAAATCTTTTTTCTACCGGATAAATGCTTGGGTGAAAATCTAGCCCTAGAAAATGGCTTAAAAAGCACGATTTTAGGCGCAAATAGCAAAGAAGAAATTAAAAACGCTGATGTGGTTTGTTATAACGGCTTTTGTTCGGTGCATCAGCTTTTCAAATTAGAAGACATTGAATTTTACCGCCAAAAATACCCGGATATTTTAATCGCTGTCCATCCAGAATGCGAGCCTAGCGTGGTTCAAAATGCTGATTTTAGCGGATCAACGAGTCAAATCATAGAATTTGTAGAAAAGTTAAGCCCCCATCAAAAAGTCGCCATAGGCACTGAAAGCAATTTAGTCAATCGCTTGAAAGCCAAGCGCAACCATCAAAACACTTTCATTCTTTCTAGCACGCTCGCCCTTTGCCCTACCATGAATGAAACGACTTTAAAAGATTTGTTTGAAGTCTTAAAGGCTTATAAAAACCACAGGGCTTTTAATGCGATTGAATTAAAAGATGAGGTGGCGCATCTGGCCAAACTCGCTTTAACTAAAATGATGGAGTTATCCTAA
- a CDS encoding DUF6115 domain-containing protein, producing MLSSNDLFMVVLGAILLVLVCLVGYLYLKEKEFYHKMRRLEKTLDESYQENYIYSKHLKELEGRLEGLSLEKSAKEDSSLRTTLSHLYNQLQEIQKSMDKERDYLEEKIIILENKFKDMGHYAASDEINEKQVLKMYQEGFSVDSISKELKVSKGEVEFVLNMAGLK from the coding sequence ATGTTATCTTCTAATGATTTGTTTATGGTCGTTTTAGGGGCGATTTTGTTGGTGTTGGTGTGCTTGGTGGGGTATTTGTATCTTAAAGAAAAAGAGTTTTACCATAAAATGAGGCGTTTAGAAAAAACCTTAGATGAATCCTATCAAGAAAATTATATCTATTCTAAGCACTTGAAAGAATTAGAGGGGCGTTTAGAAGGCCTTTCTTTAGAAAAAAGCGCTAAAGAGGATAGCTCATTGAGAACGACCCTTTCACACCTTTATAACCAGTTGCAAGAAATCCAAAAATCCATGGATAAAGAGCGCGATTATTTAGAAGAAAAAATCATTATTTTAGAAAACAAATTCAAAGACATGGGGCATTATGCCGCTAGCGATGAAATCAACGAAAAACAGGTTTTGAAAATGTATCAAGAAGGCTTTAGCGTGGATTCTATTTCTAAAGAACTTAAAGTGAGTAAGGGCGAGGTGGAGTTTGTATTGAACATGGCAGGGTTAAAATGA
- a CDS encoding ComEC/Rec2 family competence protein, giving the protein MKDKTFQGAFELLTTPKEYLLCGVILSLLLAFNLYLEYLNYQKLDFSKPTSLNAQILLQYPKTKDQKTYFVLKLQSKGMIFYTTIKEPLKNLQYRYAQFFGKIKPCSFLESLRSCFFQTYSFSLTRKQDLKSHWRRFIDSAHSSALVGNLYRALFIGDSLNKDLRDRANALGINHLLAISGFHLGILSASVYFIFSLFYTPLQKRYFPYRNAFYDIGVLVWVFLLGYLLLLDFLPSFFRAFLMGLLGFLACFFGVRLLSFKLLILACCIAIALLPKLLFSVGFLLSVCGVWYIFLFLKHTQAFFKTSSFLVRSFQVISLSVLVFLNMLIIAHAFFPMFSPYQLFSIPLGLIFIVFFPLSLFLHAVGLGSLLDGILNMPLMIPTISVFSPLWLLGVHLFLTILSTRFFKVYLSMNVLSVGFFLYCCYQYIIMPSLIVG; this is encoded by the coding sequence TTGAAAGATAAAACTTTTCAGGGGGCGTTTGAACTTCTTACAACCCCCAAAGAATACTTGTTGTGTGGGGTTATTTTAAGCCTTTTGTTAGCGTTCAATCTTTATTTAGAGTATTTGAATTACCAAAAGCTTGATTTTTCAAAACCTACAAGCCTGAACGCTCAAATCTTGTTGCAATACCCTAAAACTAAAGATCAAAAAACCTATTTTGTTTTAAAGCTCCAATCAAAGGGCATGATCTTTTACACCACCATTAAAGAGCCTTTAAAAAACCTCCAATACCGCTACGCGCAATTTTTTGGCAAAATCAAACCTTGCTCGTTCTTAGAGTCTTTAAGATCATGCTTTTTTCAAACTTATTCTTTTTCTTTAACACGAAAACAAGATCTCAAATCGCATTGGCGCCGTTTCATTGACAGCGCTCATTCAAGCGCTTTAGTGGGTAATTTATACCGAGCGTTGTTTATAGGGGATAGCTTGAATAAAGACTTAAGAGATAGGGCTAACGCGCTAGGGATCAACCACTTACTAGCCATTAGCGGATTCCATTTAGGGATTTTGAGCGCGAGCGTGTATTTTATTTTCTCTCTTTTTTATACCCCCTTACAAAAACGCTATTTCCCTTATAGGAACGCTTTTTATGATATAGGAGTTTTGGTGTGGGTTTTTTTGCTAGGGTATTTATTGCTATTAGATTTTTTACCCTCTTTTTTCAGGGCGTTTTTAATGGGCTTGTTAGGGTTTTTGGCATGCTTTTTTGGGGTAAGGCTTTTGAGTTTTAAACTTTTGATTTTAGCGTGCTGTATCGCTATAGCGTTACTCCCTAAATTGCTTTTTAGCGTGGGGTTTTTGCTTTCTGTTTGTGGGGTGTGGTATATCTTTTTGTTTTTAAAACACACTCAAGCCTTTTTTAAAACCTCTTCTTTTTTGGTGCGATCTTTTCAGGTCATAAGCTTAAGCGTGCTGGTGTTTTTGAACATGCTCATCATTGCGCATGCCTTTTTCCCTATGTTTTCGCCCTACCAACTCTTTAGCATTCCTTTAGGCTTGATTTTTATCGTGTTTTTCCCTTTGAGTTTGTTCTTGCATGCTGTGGGTTTGGGGTCTTTGTTGGATGGTATTTTAAACATGCCTTTAATGATCCCTACGATTTCGGTTTTTTCGCCTTTATGGCTTTTGGGGGTGCATTTATTTTTAACGATTCTAAGCACGCGTTTTTTTAAAGTTTATTTAAGCATGAATGTTTTAAGCGTGGGCTTTTTCTTGTATTGTTGCTATCAATATATTATAATGCCTAGTTTAATTGTAGGTTAG
- the nadC gene encoding carboxylating nicotinate-nucleotide diphosphorylase — translation MEIKTFLERALKEDLGHGDLFERVLEKDFKATAFVRAKQEGVFSGEKYALELLEMTGIECVKTIKDKERFKPKGTLMEIRGDFSMLLKVERTLLNLLQHSSGIATLTSRFVKALNSHEVRLLDTRKTRPLLRIFEKYSVLNGGASNHRLGLDDALMLKDTHLKHVKDLKSFLTHARKNLPFTAKIEIECESFEEAKNAMNAGADIVMCDNLSALETKEIAAYRDSHYPFVLLEASGNISLESVNAYAKSGVDAISVGALIHQATFIDMHMKMA, via the coding sequence ATGGAGATTAAAACCTTTTTAGAACGCGCTTTAAAAGAAGATTTAGGGCATGGGGATTTGTTTGAAAGGGTGTTAGAAAAAGACTTTAAAGCCACAGCCTTTGTTAGGGCTAAACAAGAGGGCGTGTTTTCAGGCGAAAAATACGCTTTAGAGTTGTTGGAAATGACTGGCATTGAATGCGTTAAAACCATTAAGGATAAAGAACGCTTCAAACCTAAAGGCACTTTAATGGAGATTAGGGGGGATTTTAGCATGCTTTTAAAGGTGGAGCGCACCCTTTTAAACCTTTTGCAACACAGCAGCGGGATCGCTACTTTAACGAGTCGTTTTGTGAAAGCTTTAAACTCCCATGAAGTGCGTTTGTTGGATACACGAAAAACCAGACCCCTTTTAAGGATCTTTGAAAAATATTCCGTGCTTAATGGGGGAGCGAGCAACCACCGCTTAGGGCTAGATGACGCTTTAATGCTTAAAGACACGCATTTAAAGCATGTCAAAGATCTCAAAAGCTTTTTAACGCATGCCAGAAAAAACTTGCCCTTCACGGCTAAAATTGAAATTGAATGCGAAAGCTTTGAAGAGGCCAAAAACGCCATGAATGCGGGAGCGGATATTGTGATGTGCGATAATTTGAGCGCTTTAGAGACTAAAGAAATTGCCGCTTATAGAGATTCGCATTATCCCTTTGTTTTATTGGAAGCGAGCGGGAACATTTCACTAGAGAGCGTCAACGCTTACGCCAAAAGCGGCGTGGATGCCATTAGTGTAGGGGCTTTAATCCATCAAGCCACTTTTATTGACATGCACATGAAAATGGCTTAA
- a CDS encoding phosphatidylserine decarboxylase, with translation MIALSNALSRLFGSVAGYEFPSFIQKGINALYVKIFKIDLSEFEPLENYKSLNALFTRSLKKERPFDKAPNACIAPCDALITECAFLDNDSALQIKGMPYKAHELVGEINPLSPSFFYVNFYLSPKDYHHYHAPCDLEILEARCFAGKLLPVNKPSLHKNKNLFVGNERVALVAKDIQGNRLYFIAVGALNVGKMRFNFDKNIQTNAKAHFTQTYSYNPPIKVKKGDNLGNFEMGSTIVLFIQNTAFKDLKEKSVKFGESIGEFHAN, from the coding sequence ATGATAGCTTTAAGCAACGCTCTTTCAAGACTTTTTGGCTCTGTCGCTGGCTATGAATTCCCTTCTTTTATCCAAAAAGGCATCAACGCCCTTTATGTTAAGATCTTTAAAATTGATTTGAGCGAGTTTGAGCCTTTAGAAAATTATAAGAGTTTGAACGCTCTTTTCACGCGCTCTTTAAAAAAAGAACGCCCCTTTGACAAAGCCCCTAACGCATGCATTGCACCTTGCGATGCTTTGATCACTGAATGCGCTTTTTTAGACAACGATAGCGCTTTACAAATTAAAGGCATGCCCTATAAAGCGCATGAATTAGTGGGTGAAATCAATCCCTTAAGCCCTTCTTTTTTCTATGTGAATTTTTACCTTTCGCCCAAAGATTACCACCACTACCACGCCCCTTGCGATTTAGAAATTTTAGAGGCTCGTTGCTTTGCGGGGAAACTACTGCCAGTCAATAAGCCCTCATTACACAAAAACAAAAATCTGTTTGTGGGCAATGAAAGAGTGGCGCTTGTTGCAAAAGACATTCAAGGCAATAGGTTGTATTTTATAGCGGTGGGAGCGTTAAATGTGGGTAAAATGCGTTTTAATTTTGATAAGAATATCCAAACTAACGCTAAAGCCCATTTCACGCAAACCTACTCTTACAACCCTCCAATTAAGGTTAAAAAGGGGGATAATTTAGGGAATTTTGAAATGGGCTCTACGATCGTTTTATTCATTCAAAACACCGCTTTTAAAGATTTGAAAGAAAAAAGCGTGAAGTTTGGGGAAAGTATAGGGGAATTTCATGCCAACTGA